One segment of Carya illinoinensis cultivar Pawnee chromosome 1, C.illinoinensisPawnee_v1, whole genome shotgun sequence DNA contains the following:
- the LOC122277547 gene encoding calmodulin calcium-dependent NAD kinase-like isoform X2: MQLGGDHGRVVIKHILAASFFGFIAAVARRFHRPRSKPDRDENVIPRLERTECSRVGKLERFSHYVARQMGFLDANECPQLCKLAYDYLRKSKGCDDSIYEFVANEPDAQSLCLKLIEEFEKCILSYFAFHWGQASLLISQVLSVESEQKIAKLKDVLLAATRKQRFERVTKNLKVTRTFTTLVEEMKAIGTCAHRGDESQCTEVMVPAAHNERSPVLLLMGGSMGAGKSTVLKDILRVWKSQISSFSQTSSSLRYPVPQHVET; the protein is encoded by the exons ATGCAGCTCG GTGGTGATCATGGCAGAGTTGTAATCAAGCACATCCTTGCTGCCTCTTTCTTTGGATTCATAGCAGCCGTGGCCAGACGTTTTCACCGACCGAGGTCTAAACCGGACAGAGATGAAAATGTCATTCCACGGTTAGAAAGGACAGAGTGTAGCCGTGTCGGAAAGCTCGAGAGATTCTCACATTACGTTG CTCGGCAAATGGGATTTCTAGATGCAAATGAGTGTCCCCAACTATGCAAGTTAGCTTATGATTATTTGAGGAAATCGAAAGGGTGCGACGATAGCATCTACGAATTTGTTGCTAACGAACCAGACGCGCAGTCTCTATGCTTGAAGTTGAttgaagagtttgaaaaatgCATCCTCAGTTATTTTGCATTCCATTGGGGTCAAGCTTCTCTTTTGATCAGTCAG GTTTTGAGCGTTGAATCTGAGCAGAAAATTGCAAAGCTTAAAGACGTTTTGTTGGCTGCTACAAG GAAACAGAGATTTGAAAGGGTGACTAAGAATTTGAAGGTGACACGCACTTTCACTACATTGGTGGAAGAGATGAAAGCAATTGGCACCTGTGCACATAGAGGTGATGAATCGCAATGTACAGAGGTTATGGTGCCGGCGGCACACAACGAGAGGAGTCCGGTGCTGCTTCTCATGGGTGGCAGCATGGGAGCCGGGAAGAGCACCGTCCTTAAAGATATTCTCAGA GTTTGGAAATCGCAGATATCATCCTTCTCTCAGACCTCTTCATCTCTTAG GTATCCAGTGCCTCAGCATGTTGAGACTTAG
- the LOC122277547 gene encoding calmodulin calcium-dependent NAD kinase-like isoform X3, which produces MQLGGDHGRVVIKHILAASFFGFIAAVARRFHRPRSKPDRDENVIPRLERTECSRVGKLERFSHYVARQMGFLDANECPQLCKLAYDYLRKSKGCDDSIYEFVANEPDAQSLCLKLIEEFEKCILSYFAFHWGQASLLISQVLSVESEQKIAKLKDVLLAATRKQRFERVTKNLKVTRTFTTLVEEMKAIGTCAHRGDESQCTEVMVPAAHNERSPVLLLMGGSMGAGKSTVLKDILRVSSASAC; this is translated from the exons ATGCAGCTCG GTGGTGATCATGGCAGAGTTGTAATCAAGCACATCCTTGCTGCCTCTTTCTTTGGATTCATAGCAGCCGTGGCCAGACGTTTTCACCGACCGAGGTCTAAACCGGACAGAGATGAAAATGTCATTCCACGGTTAGAAAGGACAGAGTGTAGCCGTGTCGGAAAGCTCGAGAGATTCTCACATTACGTTG CTCGGCAAATGGGATTTCTAGATGCAAATGAGTGTCCCCAACTATGCAAGTTAGCTTATGATTATTTGAGGAAATCGAAAGGGTGCGACGATAGCATCTACGAATTTGTTGCTAACGAACCAGACGCGCAGTCTCTATGCTTGAAGTTGAttgaagagtttgaaaaatgCATCCTCAGTTATTTTGCATTCCATTGGGGTCAAGCTTCTCTTTTGATCAGTCAG GTTTTGAGCGTTGAATCTGAGCAGAAAATTGCAAAGCTTAAAGACGTTTTGTTGGCTGCTACAAG GAAACAGAGATTTGAAAGGGTGACTAAGAATTTGAAGGTGACACGCACTTTCACTACATTGGTGGAAGAGATGAAAGCAATTGGCACCTGTGCACATAGAGGTGATGAATCGCAATGTACAGAGGTTATGGTGCCGGCGGCACACAACGAGAGGAGTCCGGTGCTGCTTCTCATGGGTGGCAGCATGGGAGCCGGGAAGAGCACCGTCCTTAAAGATATTCTCAGA GTATCCAGTGCCTCAGCATGTTGA
- the LOC122277547 gene encoding calmodulin calcium-dependent NAD kinase-like isoform X1 encodes MQLGGDHGRVVIKHILAASFFGFIAAVARRFHRPRSKPDRDENVIPRLERTECSRVGKLERFSHYVARQMGFLDANECPQLCKLAYDYLRKSKGCDDSIYEFVANEPDAQSLCLKLIEEFEKCILSYFAFHWGQASLLISQVLSVESEQKIAKLKDVLLAATRKQRFERVTKNLKVTRTFTTLVEEMKAIGTCAHRGDESQCTEVMVPAAHNERSPVLLLMGGSMGAGKSTVLKDILRVVIFGIVKMGKEEEDASRITPPITNPSTPDISRPLYSGVSNYMPSYYGLMPHAWLPPFMPHSSSNPYPWTN; translated from the exons ATGCAGCTCG GTGGTGATCATGGCAGAGTTGTAATCAAGCACATCCTTGCTGCCTCTTTCTTTGGATTCATAGCAGCCGTGGCCAGACGTTTTCACCGACCGAGGTCTAAACCGGACAGAGATGAAAATGTCATTCCACGGTTAGAAAGGACAGAGTGTAGCCGTGTCGGAAAGCTCGAGAGATTCTCACATTACGTTG CTCGGCAAATGGGATTTCTAGATGCAAATGAGTGTCCCCAACTATGCAAGTTAGCTTATGATTATTTGAGGAAATCGAAAGGGTGCGACGATAGCATCTACGAATTTGTTGCTAACGAACCAGACGCGCAGTCTCTATGCTTGAAGTTGAttgaagagtttgaaaaatgCATCCTCAGTTATTTTGCATTCCATTGGGGTCAAGCTTCTCTTTTGATCAGTCAG GTTTTGAGCGTTGAATCTGAGCAGAAAATTGCAAAGCTTAAAGACGTTTTGTTGGCTGCTACAAG GAAACAGAGATTTGAAAGGGTGACTAAGAATTTGAAGGTGACACGCACTTTCACTACATTGGTGGAAGAGATGAAAGCAATTGGCACCTGTGCACATAGAGGTGATGAATCGCAATGTACAGAGGTTATGGTGCCGGCGGCACACAACGAGAGGAGTCCGGTGCTGCTTCTCATGGGTGGCAGCATGGGAGCCGGGAAGAGCACCGTCCTTAAAGATATTCTCAGA GTAGTTATATTTGGAATTGTGAAGATGGGAAAAGAGGAAGAGGACGCATCCCGCATAACACCTCCTATCACTAATCCATCAACCCCG GACATATCAAGACCACTTTATTCAGGCGTTTCAAACTACATGCCAAGTTACTACGGTCTAATGCCTCATGCGTGGTTACCACCTTTTATGCCTCATTCAAGTTCCAACCCATATCCATGGACCAACTAG
- the LOC122277547 gene encoding calmodulin calcium-dependent NAD kinase-like isoform X4 — protein MQLGGDHGRVVIKHILAASFFGFIAAVARRFHRPRSKPDRDENVIPRLERTECSRVGKLERFSHYVARQMGFLDANECPQLCKLAYDYLRKSKGCDDSIYEFVANEPDAQSLCLKLIEEFEKCILSYFAFHWGQASLLISQVLSVESEQKIAKLKDVLLAATRKQRFERVTKNLKVTRTFTTLVEEMKAIGTCAHRGDESQCTEVMVPAAHNERSPVLLLMGGSMGAGKSTVLKDILRLYLEL, from the exons ATGCAGCTCG GTGGTGATCATGGCAGAGTTGTAATCAAGCACATCCTTGCTGCCTCTTTCTTTGGATTCATAGCAGCCGTGGCCAGACGTTTTCACCGACCGAGGTCTAAACCGGACAGAGATGAAAATGTCATTCCACGGTTAGAAAGGACAGAGTGTAGCCGTGTCGGAAAGCTCGAGAGATTCTCACATTACGTTG CTCGGCAAATGGGATTTCTAGATGCAAATGAGTGTCCCCAACTATGCAAGTTAGCTTATGATTATTTGAGGAAATCGAAAGGGTGCGACGATAGCATCTACGAATTTGTTGCTAACGAACCAGACGCGCAGTCTCTATGCTTGAAGTTGAttgaagagtttgaaaaatgCATCCTCAGTTATTTTGCATTCCATTGGGGTCAAGCTTCTCTTTTGATCAGTCAG GTTTTGAGCGTTGAATCTGAGCAGAAAATTGCAAAGCTTAAAGACGTTTTGTTGGCTGCTACAAG GAAACAGAGATTTGAAAGGGTGACTAAGAATTTGAAGGTGACACGCACTTTCACTACATTGGTGGAAGAGATGAAAGCAATTGGCACCTGTGCACATAGAGGTGATGAATCGCAATGTACAGAGGTTATGGTGCCGGCGGCACACAACGAGAGGAGTCCGGTGCTGCTTCTCATGGGTGGCAGCATGGGAGCCGGGAAGAGCACCGTCCTTAAAGATATTCTCAGA TTATATTTGGAATTGTGA